A section of the Pseudomonas prosekii genome encodes:
- the gcvH gene encoding glycine cleavage system protein GcvH — protein sequence MSDIPADLRFAESHEWARLEADGTVTVGISDHAQEALGDVVFVELTEVGKVFAAGDQSGVVESVKAASDIYSPIAGEVIAINEDLSGSPEALNTDPYGAWIFKLKPSNAADLDKLLDAAAYKAAIGE from the coding sequence ATGAGCGATATCCCTGCCGACCTGCGTTTTGCCGAAAGTCACGAATGGGCGCGTCTGGAAGCCGATGGCACCGTTACCGTCGGCATCAGCGATCACGCTCAGGAAGCCTTGGGCGACGTGGTGTTCGTTGAGCTGACCGAAGTCGGCAAAGTGTTTGCTGCTGGCGATCAATCGGGTGTGGTGGAATCGGTTAAAGCCGCCTCCGACATCTATTCGCCGATTGCCGGTGAAGTGATTGCGATCAATGAAGATTTGAGCGGCTCGCCCGAAGCGCTCAACACCGACCCGTACGGCGCGTGGATCTTCAAGCTCAAGCCAAGCAATGCGGCTGATCTGGACAAGTTGCTGGATGCTGCGGCGTACAAGGCTGCCATCGGCGAGTAA
- the gcvP gene encoding aminomethyl-transferring glycine dehydrogenase, with protein sequence MSPLPSLSQLRDPNAFLRRHLGPDAAEQQAMLDSLGLGSRSELIEQTVPPGIRLNRELDLPPALDEQAALAKLRGYAEQNQVWTSLIGMGYHGTLTPTVILRNVLENPGWYTAYTPYQPEIAQGRLEALLNFQQLTIDLTGLELANASLLDEATAAAEAMALAKRVAKSKSNLFFVDENCHPQTISVIQTRAEGFGFELIIDAVDNLQQHQVFGALLQYPDTHGEIRDLRPLIDHLHSQQALACVAADLLSLLLLTPPGELGADVVFGSSQRFGVPMGYGGPHAAFFASRDEYKRAIPGRIIGVSKDARGNVALRMALQTREQHIRREKANSNICTAQVLLANIASFYAVYHGPEGLKRIAQRVHRLTCILAAGLERNGIVRVNQQFFDTLTLEVGGAQTAIIESAKAAQINLRILGRGRLGLSLDETCDETTVARLLDIFLGADHGLNVEQLDAQTLVSGIPDGLLRSTPYLRHPVFSAHHSETEMLRYLKQLENKDLALNQSMIPLGSCTMKLNATSEMIPITWAQFANLHPFVPREQAVGYTLMIEELERWLCAITGFDAICMQPNSGAQGEYAGLLAIRKYHESRDEGARDICLIPSSAHGTNPASAQMAGMRVVIVECDEAGNVELADLKDKAATAGSKLACLMATYPSTHGVYEEGISEICEVIHSHGGQVYMDGANLNAQVGLTRPADIGADVSHMNLHKTFCIPHGGGGPGMGPIGVRAHLAAFVANHPVVPLDGPQPQNGAVSAAPWGSASILPISWMYIAMMGPQLADASEVAILAANYLAQHLSGAFPVLYTGRNGRVAHECILDLRPLKAQTGISEEDVAKRLMDYGFHAPTMSFPVPGTLMVEPTESESKAELDRFIGAMLSIRAEITEVQNGNWHAEDNPLKRAPHTLADITGVWERAYSIEQAVTPDAHTKAHKYWPAVNRVDNVYGDRNLFCACVPVDDYR encoded by the coding sequence ATGTCCCCATTGCCGTCCCTGAGCCAGTTACGCGACCCCAATGCCTTCCTGCGCCGCCATTTGGGGCCAGACGCCGCCGAGCAGCAGGCGATGCTCGACAGCCTCGGTCTGGGCAGCCGCAGCGAGCTGATCGAACAGACCGTGCCGCCGGGCATTCGCCTCAACCGAGAACTGGATCTGCCGCCGGCTCTCGACGAACAAGCCGCGCTCGCCAAGTTGCGCGGTTATGCCGAGCAGAACCAGGTCTGGACCAGCCTGATCGGCATGGGCTACCACGGCACGCTGACGCCGACGGTGATCTTGCGCAACGTCCTGGAAAATCCCGGTTGGTACACCGCTTACACGCCGTATCAACCGGAGATTGCCCAGGGCCGGCTCGAAGCGCTGCTGAATTTCCAGCAACTGACCATCGACCTCACGGGCCTCGAACTGGCCAATGCCTCGCTGCTCGATGAAGCCACCGCCGCCGCTGAAGCCATGGCCCTGGCCAAACGAGTCGCCAAGTCCAAGAGCAATCTATTCTTCGTCGACGAGAACTGCCATCCGCAGACCATTTCGGTGATTCAAACCCGCGCCGAGGGCTTTGGTTTCGAACTGATCATCGACGCTGTGGATAACTTGCAGCAGCATCAAGTGTTCGGCGCACTTTTGCAGTACCCGGACACCCACGGCGAGATCCGCGATCTGCGGCCGCTGATCGATCATCTGCATTCCCAGCAGGCATTGGCCTGCGTCGCGGCGGATCTGCTCAGCCTGTTATTGCTGACGCCGCCGGGCGAATTGGGCGCGGACGTGGTGTTCGGTTCGTCGCAGCGTTTTGGTGTGCCGATGGGTTACGGCGGCCCGCACGCGGCGTTCTTCGCCAGTCGTGATGAATACAAACGGGCGATTCCGGGGCGGATCATCGGTGTTTCGAAAGATGCCCGTGGCAACGTTGCCCTGCGCATGGCGCTGCAGACCCGCGAGCAACATATTCGCCGCGAGAAGGCCAACTCGAACATCTGCACCGCGCAGGTTCTGCTGGCAAATATCGCCAGTTTTTACGCGGTGTATCACGGCCCGGAAGGGCTGAAACGGATTGCCCAGCGCGTGCATCGGCTGACCTGCATTCTCGCCGCTGGCCTGGAGCGCAACGGCATTGTCCGGGTCAACCAGCAGTTCTTCGACACGCTGACGCTTGAGGTCGGCGGCGCGCAAACCGCGATCATCGAAAGTGCCAAAGCAGCGCAAATCAATCTGCGCATTCTCGGGCGCGGGCGCTTGGGCCTGAGCCTTGATGAAACCTGCGATGAAACAACGGTGGCCAGGCTGCTGGATATTTTCCTCGGCGCCGATCATGGCTTGAACGTCGAACAACTGGACGCGCAAACCCTCGTCTCCGGCATTCCCGACGGCTTGTTGCGCAGCACGCCCTATCTGCGCCATCCGGTGTTCAGCGCCCATCACAGCGAAACCGAGATGCTGCGTTACCTCAAGCAATTGGAGAACAAAGACCTGGCGCTGAACCAGTCGATGATCCCGCTCGGTTCCTGCACCATGAAACTCAACGCCACCAGCGAAATGATCCCGATCACCTGGGCGCAGTTCGCCAATTTGCACCCGTTTGTGCCGAGGGAACAGGCGGTCGGTTACACCTTGATGATTGAAGAACTGGAGCGCTGGCTCTGCGCGATCACCGGGTTTGATGCGATCTGCATGCAGCCCAACTCTGGCGCCCAAGGGGAGTACGCCGGGCTGTTGGCGATCCGCAAATACCACGAGAGCCGCGACGAAGGTGCGCGGGATATTTGCCTGATTCCATCCTCGGCCCACGGCACCAACCCGGCCTCGGCGCAAATGGCCGGGATGCGCGTGGTGATCGTCGAGTGTGACGAGGCGGGCAACGTCGAATTGGCTGACCTGAAGGACAAAGCCGCGACGGCCGGGAGCAAACTCGCCTGCCTGATGGCGACTTATCCCTCGACCCACGGCGTTTACGAAGAAGGCATCAGCGAGATCTGCGAAGTTATCCACAGCCACGGCGGCCAGGTGTACATGGATGGCGCCAACCTCAATGCGCAGGTCGGCTTGACCCGGCCGGCGGATATCGGCGCCGACGTATCGCACATGAACCTGCACAAAACCTTCTGCATTCCCCACGGTGGCGGCGGTCCGGGCATGGGCCCGATTGGCGTGCGCGCACATTTGGCAGCGTTTGTGGCCAATCATCCGGTGGTGCCGCTCGACGGCCCGCAGCCGCAGAACGGCGCGGTCAGCGCCGCGCCGTGGGGCAGCGCGAGCATTCTGCCGATCAGTTGGATGTACATCGCGATGATGGGCCCGCAGTTGGCCGATGCCAGCGAAGTGGCGATCCTCGCCGCAAATTACCTCGCGCAGCATCTGTCCGGGGCCTTTCCGGTGCTCTACACCGGGCGCAACGGGCGGGTCGCGCATGAGTGCATTCTGGATTTGCGACCACTCAAGGCACAGACCGGGATCAGCGAAGAAGACGTCGCCAAGCGCCTGATGGATTACGGTTTTCACGCGCCGACCATGTCGTTCCCGGTGCCCGGCACGTTGATGGTCGAGCCGACCGAGAGCGAATCGAAAGCCGAGCTGGACCGTTTTATCGGCGCCATGCTGAGCATTCGCGCAGAAATCACCGAAGTGCAAAACGGCAATTGGCACGCCGAAGACAATCCGCTGAAACGCGCGCCGCATACCCTCGCCGACATCACCGGGGTGTGGGAGCGGGCGTACAGCATCGAGCAAGCGGTGACCCCGGATGCGCATACCAAAGCGCACAAATACTGGCCGGCGGTGAACCGCGTCGATAACGTCTACGGCGACCGCAACCTGTTTTGCGCGTGCGTCCCGGTAGACGAT
- the gcvT gene encoding glycine cleavage system aminomethyltransferase GcvT, whose amino-acid sequence MGQRTPLYDLHLALGAKMVDFGGWDMPLHYGSQVEEHHEVRRDCGVFDVSHMTVIDVDGPQAKEWLQHLLANDVERLHSPGRALYSTMLNERGGIVDDMLVYRLDEGYRLVVNASTRNQDLAWMQAHLGDFKVALKERSELAMLAIQGPQARHKIAELVTQSRGNLIQLLKPFEGRSDGDWFIARTGYTGEDGLEIVLPAEQAPGFFNDLVGAGISPIGLGARDTLRVEAGMNLYGQDIHQDISPLASNMAWSIAWEPANRQFIGREALEAEKANGVQHKLVGLVLEERGVLRAHQVVRIANVGEGEITSGSFSPTLSKSIALARVPMATADRAEVEIRGKWYPVRVVKPTFVRHGKTLI is encoded by the coding sequence ATGGGACAGCGTACGCCTCTGTATGACCTTCATCTCGCCCTCGGCGCGAAGATGGTCGATTTTGGCGGTTGGGATATGCCACTGCATTACGGCTCGCAGGTCGAGGAACACCATGAGGTGCGCCGCGATTGCGGGGTGTTTGATGTGTCCCACATGACCGTAATCGATGTTGACGGCCCCCAGGCCAAGGAATGGCTCCAGCATTTGCTGGCCAATGACGTCGAACGCCTGCACAGCCCCGGCCGTGCCTTGTACAGCACCATGCTCAACGAGCGCGGCGGCATCGTCGATGACATGCTGGTTTACCGCCTCGACGAAGGTTATCGGCTGGTGGTCAACGCCTCGACGCGTAACCAGGACCTGGCCTGGATGCAGGCGCACCTTGGCGATTTCAAAGTAGCGCTCAAGGAGCGTTCCGAGCTGGCGATGCTGGCTATCCAAGGTCCGCAGGCGCGGCACAAGATCGCCGAACTGGTGACCCAGTCGCGCGGCAACCTCATTCAATTGCTCAAGCCGTTCGAAGGGCGGTCCGATGGCGACTGGTTCATTGCGCGCACCGGTTATACCGGTGAAGACGGCTTGGAGATCGTTCTGCCAGCCGAGCAGGCGCCGGGTTTTTTCAACGATCTGGTCGGCGCCGGTATCTCGCCAATCGGCCTCGGCGCCCGCGATACCTTGCGCGTCGAGGCCGGCATGAACCTCTACGGCCAAGACATCCATCAAGATATTTCACCGTTGGCCTCCAACATGGCCTGGAGCATTGCCTGGGAACCGGCCAACCGCCAGTTCATCGGGCGCGAGGCTCTGGAGGCGGAAAAAGCCAACGGTGTGCAGCACAAACTGGTCGGTCTGGTGCTTGAGGAACGCGGCGTTTTGCGCGCGCATCAAGTGGTACGGATCGCCAATGTTGGCGAAGGGGAGATCACCAGTGGTAGTTTCTCTCCTACGCTAAGCAAGTCGATTGCACTGGCGCGCGTGCCGATGGCGACTGCCGACCGCGCAGAAGTGGAAATCCGTGGCAAGTGGTACCCGGTCCGAGTGGTCAAACCGACCTTCGTACGCCATGGCAAAACCTTGATTTAA